A genomic stretch from Bacillus sp. E(2018) includes:
- a CDS encoding phosphatidylglycerophosphatase A: MPNKKVEKVEETARKQLNERGVTVNDIAELVYFLQVPYHPDLKMDVCRENVERVIAKREVQNAILTGIALDVLAEQKKLEQPLQEILARDESLYGIDEVIALSIVNIYGSIGFTNYGFIDKQKPGILEKLNDKSTGMVHTFLDDIVGAIAAAASSRLAHRAANEE; encoded by the coding sequence ATGCCAAACAAAAAAGTGGAAAAAGTCGAAGAAACGGCACGCAAACAGCTGAACGAACGGGGCGTTACGGTAAACGATATTGCTGAACTTGTTTATTTTCTCCAAGTCCCCTACCATCCTGATCTTAAAATGGATGTATGTAGAGAGAACGTTGAAAGAGTCATCGCCAAACGAGAAGTTCAGAATGCCATTCTCACAGGTATCGCGCTTGATGTATTAGCGGAACAGAAAAAACTTGAACAGCCGCTTCAAGAAATATTGGCTCGTGATGAAAGTCTTTATGGGATTGATGAAGTGATTGCACTCTCAATAGTGAATATATATGGCTCGATTGGTTTTACCAACTACGGATTCATCGATAAACAAAAACCTGGTATCTTAGAAAAACTTAATGATAAATCAACAGGCATGGTTCACACCTTTTTAGATGATATCGTCGGTGCGATTGCAGCAGCAGCATCGAGTAGGTTAGCACATCGTGCAGCAAATGAAGAATAA
- a CDS encoding metalloregulator ArsR/SmtB family transcription factor gives MTMKNHTSTRDEIIYLLKRNKRMTVTEMAKSLGITEMAVRRHLNTLERDHVIETTLVRQAMGRPIHFYHLTASGDEQFPRNYSGLTVDFLKDIEEVSGTETIDELFKRRENRLQDKYKDRMNTLTEFEQKVNELANIQNEAGYMVDWERGKDPDTYVFTEYNCPIAKVANEYQQACSCELSLFKRMLQTDAVERKTCMAKGGDYCCYVIKEKNQTSEV, from the coding sequence ATGACCATGAAAAATCACACCTCAACCCGTGATGAAATCATCTATCTTTTAAAAAGAAATAAGAGGATGACTGTTACGGAAATGGCAAAATCCCTCGGAATAACCGAAATGGCTGTTCGTCGTCATCTCAACACATTAGAACGTGACCATGTGATTGAAACGACTCTTGTACGACAGGCTATGGGAAGACCAATCCATTTTTATCATCTTACAGCAAGCGGTGACGAACAATTTCCACGTAACTATTCAGGGCTTACCGTTGATTTTTTAAAAGATATAGAAGAAGTGAGTGGAACAGAAACAATTGATGAATTGTTTAAACGACGCGAAAATCGTCTGCAGGATAAATACAAAGATCGAATGAACACACTCACAGAGTTTGAACAAAAAGTAAATGAACTGGCGAATATCCAAAATGAAGCAGGGTATATGGTGGACTGGGAAAGAGGAAAAGATCCCGATACCTATGTATTCACTGAGTACAACTGTCCAATTGCTAAAGTTGCGAATGAATATCAGCAGGCTTGCTCCTGTGAACTTTCACTCTTTAAGCGCATGCTTCAAACAGACGCTGTTGAGCGAAAGACGTGCATGGCAAAAGGCGGAGATTATTGTTGTTATGTGATAAAAGAAAAAAATCAAACATCTGAAGTCTAA
- the argJ gene encoding bifunctional ornithine acetyltransferase/N-acetylglutamate synthase produces the protein MQATKATIQKITGINIATPKGFYASGLHCGLKHKKLDLGLLYSITPANAAGVYTTNQVQAAPLKVTQKSISQEGKLQAIIVNSGNANACTGKKGLRDAEHMQIQTAEKLDIPPHYVGVASTGVIGEHLPMDKISTGIENLVLDSELKGSIDFAQSILTTDTVSKNTAYTLKINNKNITIAGTAKGSGMIHPNMATMLGFITTDAAVQKDDLHAALSFAVERTFNCITVDGDTSTNDMVLMLANGMGENEELNKDHPEWQLFLEALVLVCEDLGKLIAKDGEGASKLIEVQVSGAASDKDARIIAKTIVGSPLVKTAIFGCDANWGRILAAAGYSGVSFNPDAVKIQIGGHEVVVDGEPVLFSEERIRNYLKSHEIHISVELSEGFGSGRAWGCDLTYDYVQINASYRT, from the coding sequence ATGCAGGCAACAAAAGCAACGATTCAGAAGATAACAGGTATTAACATCGCGACGCCAAAAGGATTTTACGCAAGTGGACTTCATTGTGGATTGAAACATAAAAAGCTCGACTTAGGATTGTTGTATAGTATTACTCCCGCAAATGCGGCAGGTGTTTATACAACGAACCAAGTTCAAGCAGCTCCGCTAAAAGTTACTCAGAAAAGCATCTCTCAAGAAGGGAAGCTTCAAGCGATCATCGTTAACTCTGGTAATGCAAATGCTTGTACAGGAAAAAAAGGCTTGAGAGATGCTGAGCATATGCAGATTCAGACTGCCGAAAAGCTGGATATTCCACCGCACTATGTAGGAGTTGCCTCTACAGGGGTAATCGGTGAACATCTGCCGATGGATAAAATATCGACTGGTATTGAAAACCTAGTACTAGATTCTGAGTTAAAAGGCTCGATCGATTTTGCTCAATCCATTTTAACGACAGATACTGTTTCCAAGAATACAGCTTACACGCTGAAAATTAATAATAAAAATATTACGATCGCAGGCACAGCAAAAGGATCAGGGATGATTCACCCTAATATGGCCACGATGCTAGGCTTCATCACGACAGATGCAGCTGTCCAAAAAGATGATCTCCACGCAGCTTTGTCTTTTGCTGTAGAACGTACGTTTAACTGTATTACCGTGGACGGTGATACATCGACGAACGACATGGTACTCATGCTCGCAAACGGAATGGGTGAGAATGAAGAGTTAAACAAAGACCACCCTGAATGGCAACTATTCTTAGAAGCTCTCGTACTCGTTTGTGAAGATTTAGGCAAACTTATCGCGAAGGATGGGGAAGGTGCGAGCAAGCTGATCGAGGTTCAAGTAAGCGGAGCAGCATCCGATAAAGATGCGAGAATCATAGCCAAAACGATAGTCGGTTCTCCGTTAGTGAAAACTGCTATATTTGGTTGCGATGCCAACTGGGGCAGAATTCTTGCTGCAGCAGGATATAGCGGAGTTTCGTTTAATCCGGACGCTGTAAAAATACAGATTGGTGGGCATGAAGTTGTAGTAGATGGAGAGCCAGTTCTATTTTCAGAGGAAAGAATTCGCAACTATTTAAAAAGCCATGAAATTCATATCTCAGTCGAACTATCAGAAGGTTTTGGAAGTGGAAGAGCGTGGGGATGTGATCTTACGTATGATTATGTTCAGATAAATGCAAGTTATCGTACTTAA
- a CDS encoding DUF86 domain-containing protein, translating to MYFVDRKKINEHLVYMNELIHTFKELSAPKNKLETLVVERIGHMLIESMMDVGNMIIDGFIMRDPGSFEDILDILIDEKVIPNDEAVSLKEVVNLRKSLVQDYTSADSKIIYDTIASKEKELSAFPLHIKRYLEEELGPVSAFLPE from the coding sequence ATGTATTTTGTTGATCGAAAGAAAATCAATGAACATTTAGTGTATATGAATGAGTTAATCCATACGTTCAAAGAATTATCAGCTCCCAAAAATAAGCTTGAAACACTTGTGGTGGAAAGAATCGGACATATGCTGATCGAATCGATGATGGACGTTGGAAATATGATCATTGATGGATTTATCATGCGTGATCCAGGTAGCTTTGAAGATATTCTGGATATCCTGATTGATGAAAAAGTAATTCCGAACGATGAAGCTGTATCACTCAAGGAAGTGGTGAACCTTCGAAAATCACTTGTTCAAGATTATACATCTGCAGATAGTAAAATCATATATGATACAATCGCTTCAAAAGAGAAAGAACTCTCAGCATTTCCATTACACATAAAAAGGTATTTGGAGGAAGAGTTAGGGCCGGTTTCTGCATTCTTACCTGAATAA
- a CDS encoding YutD family protein, translating into MITVGNYSYEVIEDVKEAFNEEQFKARYSEILHKYDYIVGDLGYEQLRLRGFFEDNHEKATFDTKISTLPEYIYEYCNFGCPYFVVKKVNP; encoded by the coding sequence TTGATTACAGTTGGTAATTATTCCTATGAAGTGATTGAAGATGTAAAAGAAGCCTTTAACGAGGAACAATTTAAAGCGCGCTATAGTGAAATCTTACATAAATACGATTATATTGTTGGTGATCTCGGTTACGAGCAGCTTCGACTTCGTGGGTTCTTTGAAGACAATCATGAAAAGGCTACGTTTGATACGAAGATCAGCACATTGCCGGAATACATTTACGAATATTGTAATTTCGGTTGTCCGTATTTTGTAGTCAAAAAAGTAAACCCCTGA
- a CDS encoding TIGR01457 family HAD-type hydrolase produces the protein MKAYKGFLIDLDGTMYCGTERIIEAVDFVKKLNEKNLPYLFVTNNSSKTKKQVADVLAGFDIPASAEHVYTTSMATANYIAEQKKNATVYCIGEDGIREALQEQGLELVEENPDFVVIGIDRSINYEKLAKACLAVRNGATFISTNGDIALPTERGLLPGNGSLTSVITVSTQTEPTFIGKPESIIMEMALETLGTKKEETLMIGDNYQTDILAGIRAGIDTLLVHTGVTTKKHLEAIDLHPTYTVNGLDEWEIK, from the coding sequence ATGAAGGCATATAAAGGATTCCTGATTGATTTAGACGGAACGATGTATTGTGGTACAGAACGAATTATTGAGGCCGTTGATTTTGTAAAAAAACTAAACGAAAAAAATCTTCCCTATTTGTTTGTGACCAATAATTCTTCTAAAACAAAAAAGCAAGTGGCAGATGTGCTTGCAGGCTTTGATATTCCAGCCTCAGCAGAGCATGTGTATACGACGAGCATGGCAACCGCCAATTATATTGCTGAACAAAAGAAAAATGCGACTGTCTATTGTATCGGTGAAGATGGAATAAGAGAAGCGCTTCAAGAACAGGGGCTGGAACTTGTAGAAGAGAACCCTGATTTTGTTGTGATCGGAATCGATCGCTCGATTAACTATGAGAAGTTAGCAAAAGCATGCCTTGCAGTCCGCAATGGGGCAACTTTTATATCAACAAACGGTGATATCGCTCTTCCAACAGAAAGAGGACTTCTACCAGGTAACGGCTCATTAACTTCTGTTATTACGGTTTCTACTCAAACAGAGCCAACTTTTATTGGTAAGCCTGAGTCGATTATAATGGAGATGGCATTAGAGACACTCGGCACAAAAAAAGAGGAAACGCTCATGATCGGGGACAACTATCAAACAGATATCTTAGCAGGTATTCGTGCTGGGATTGATACGCTGCTTGTTCACACAGGAGTAACAACAAAAAAACACCTTGAAGCTATAGATTTGCATCCAACCTATACAGTTAACGGATTGGATGAGTGGGAGATCAAGTAA
- a CDS encoding SDR family oxidoreductase, with amino-acid sequence MYRSLEGKTAIVTGASRLNGIGAAVCVELASRGAHIFFTTWGTYDTTMHAGDHTNDPELLVEKLKDLGVKSLYEEIDLSVSEHIPKLLEKVERDLGTPTILVNNACMSQNHSWEDTTSEILDAHYAINIRATTLLSIEFAKRFTGDRGSIVHLTSGQSKGPMLGELAYAATKGAVDALTISLAAEIGHKGITVNAVNPGPTNTGWINPDLEKILLPKFPGGRIGKPEDAARLVAFLTTPEAEWITGQIIHSEGGFLRQ; translated from the coding sequence ATGTATCGTTCTTTAGAAGGTAAAACAGCTATCGTTACAGGAGCGAGCCGATTGAACGGAATTGGCGCAGCCGTTTGTGTGGAGCTGGCAAGTAGGGGTGCTCATATATTCTTTACGACTTGGGGTACATATGATACAACCATGCATGCAGGTGATCATACAAATGACCCGGAACTACTTGTAGAAAAATTAAAAGATCTCGGAGTGAAATCTCTTTATGAAGAGATTGACCTTAGTGTTTCAGAACATATCCCGAAACTCCTAGAAAAAGTCGAAAGAGATTTAGGTACACCGACCATACTTGTAAACAATGCCTGTATGTCACAAAATCACAGCTGGGAAGATACAACAAGTGAGATTTTAGATGCTCATTATGCAATCAACATTCGTGCAACAACTCTATTAAGTATAGAGTTTGCCAAGCGTTTTACAGGGGACAGAGGAAGTATCGTTCATCTAACATCCGGCCAGTCGAAAGGTCCGATGCTTGGAGAATTAGCTTATGCTGCTACAAAAGGAGCCGTAGACGCGTTAACGATATCTTTAGCTGCTGAAATCGGACATAAAGGAATTACTGTTAATGCAGTGAACCCTGGTCCTACTAATACGGGCTGGATCAACCCGGATTTAGAAAAAATTCTTCTGCCTAAGTTTCCTGGAGGAAGGATCGGAAAACCAGAAGATGCGGCAAGGTTAGTTGCATTTTTAACAACACCAGAAGCAGAGTGGATAACCGGACAGATCATCCATTCAGAAGGTGGATTCTTAAGACAATAG
- a CDS encoding YhcN/YlaJ family sporulation lipoprotein, which yields MKKLGMFLLIGLMLAGCGGGDQKKMGQEYKFSKTNVKDENRIGNNMNYGDFGYMRHMSGDKVKTGNAVPYLNRQKLADMISDMVLQLPNIKDVGTLVTDEEVLIGYKTTNKDRNAAADQVKMTGFSVVPRYYHVYVSDEKGMIDKIEQYQSLNNDTEQIEGIMDQLILQMKKAPQGKKWNYGENENGEMNGETNSMRGQMEGK from the coding sequence ATGAAAAAACTAGGAATGTTCTTATTGATCGGCTTAATGCTTGCTGGATGTGGCGGCGGTGATCAAAAGAAGATGGGGCAAGAATATAAATTTTCTAAAACGAATGTAAAAGATGAGAATCGAATTGGCAACAACATGAATTATGGGGACTTTGGATATATGCGTCATATGTCAGGGGACAAAGTAAAAACAGGAAATGCAGTTCCATACTTAAATCGTCAAAAGCTTGCTGATATGATCTCTGACATGGTTCTTCAATTACCAAATATTAAAGATGTCGGAACATTAGTGACAGATGAAGAAGTATTGATCGGCTACAAAACAACAAACAAGGATAGAAACGCAGCAGCTGATCAAGTAAAGATGACTGGTTTCTCTGTTGTCCCAAGATATTATCATGTGTATGTATCAGATGAAAAAGGAATGATCGATAAGATTGAACAATATCAATCCTTAAACAATGATACGGAACAGATCGAAGGAATCATGGACCAGTTGATCCTACAAATGAAAAAAGCGCCTCAAGGCAAGAAATGGAACTATGGGGAAAATGAGAACGGTGAGATGAACGGTGAAACAAACAGTATGCGTGGACAAATGGAAGGCAAATAA
- the argC gene encoding N-acetyl-gamma-glutamyl-phosphate reductase — protein MRAGIIGVTGYGGMELFRLLSAHTEITEVVLYSSSKAGNELSEEIQHLSHVHDQKLRSLKQLPSDGLDIVFSSAPSGVSSELLPSLVDENLKIIDLAGDFRIKDADTYRAWYKKEPPPQPLVNQAVYGLTEWKREEVQNGMLIANPGCYPTAALIGILPLLKENVIHPSSVVIDAKSGISGAGATPGKGTHFTQVNDSLGIYKINQHQHIPEIEQTIQSCTDIETKITFNTHLVPMTRGIMTTMYAELTDAVTTRTVRELYESYYDSEYFVRVHKEKANLFTKQVYGSNFCDVTFAVDERTNRITVISCIDNLLKGAAGQAVQNMNVMLGMEETKGLKASPMFP, from the coding sequence ATGAGAGCAGGAATTATTGGTGTAACCGGATATGGTGGGATGGAACTTTTCCGGCTGCTATCGGCACATACGGAGATTACCGAAGTTGTTCTCTATTCATCCTCTAAAGCGGGTAATGAGCTTTCAGAAGAAATTCAGCATCTGTCTCATGTTCATGATCAGAAGCTAAGATCACTGAAACAACTGCCATCCGATGGCTTAGATATCGTTTTTTCCTCTGCACCAAGTGGTGTTTCGTCAGAGTTACTTCCTTCGCTCGTCGATGAGAACTTAAAGATTATTGATTTAGCAGGAGACTTTCGAATAAAAGATGCAGACACTTATCGAGCATGGTACAAAAAAGAGCCTCCTCCACAACCACTCGTCAATCAAGCGGTGTACGGATTAACAGAATGGAAGAGAGAAGAGGTACAGAACGGTATGCTGATCGCAAACCCAGGATGTTATCCGACCGCAGCTCTCATAGGTATCCTTCCTTTATTAAAAGAAAACGTAATCCATCCCTCTTCCGTCGTGATCGATGCAAAGAGCGGGATTTCCGGAGCAGGTGCAACTCCGGGCAAAGGAACGCATTTTACACAAGTAAATGATAGCCTCGGCATATACAAGATCAATCAACATCAGCACATTCCAGAGATCGAGCAAACGATACAGTCATGTACAGATATTGAAACGAAAATTACATTTAATACACATCTTGTTCCAATGACAAGGGGCATCATGACTACGATGTATGCGGAGCTAACAGATGCAGTAACCACTCGAACTGTAAGGGAACTCTATGAATCTTATTACGACAGTGAATACTTCGTCAGAGTTCATAAAGAAAAAGCAAATTTGTTTACCAAACAAGTGTATGGCTCCAATTTTTGTGATGTAACGTTTGCCGTTGATGAGCGAACAAACCGAATCACGGTAATCTCGTGTATCGACAATCTATTAAAAGGAGCGGCAGGTCAAGCGGTTCAAAATATGAATGTGATGTTAGGAATGGAAGAAACGAAGGGGTTAAAAGCTTCACCGATGTTCCCTTAA
- the lipA gene encoding lipoyl synthase, giving the protein MAKKEEYVRKPEWLKIKLNTNENYKELKKMMREKKLHTVCEEAKCPNIHECWAVRKTATFMILGDICTRACRFCAVKTGLPTELDLQEPERVAESVEQMGLKHVVITAVARDDLKDGGAHVFAETVRAVRARNPFCSIEVLPSDMLGDFDALKTLMDAKPDIMNHNIETVRRLSPRVRARATYDRTMEFLRRAKEMNANIPTKSSLMIGLGETWEEIVETMDDLRANNVDIMTIGQYLQPTKKHLKVQKYYTPDEFKELRDIAFSKGFKHCESGPLVRSSYHADEQVNAAAQNS; this is encoded by the coding sequence ATGGCAAAGAAAGAAGAATATGTACGTAAACCTGAGTGGTTAAAAATAAAGTTAAACACGAATGAAAATTATAAAGAACTAAAGAAAATGATGCGTGAGAAAAAGCTACATACGGTATGTGAAGAAGCAAAATGTCCAAACATCCATGAATGTTGGGCAGTCCGAAAAACAGCTACTTTCATGATTCTTGGGGACATCTGTACACGCGCTTGTCGCTTTTGTGCTGTAAAAACTGGATTACCAACTGAACTTGATCTTCAAGAGCCAGAACGTGTTGCAGAATCTGTTGAGCAAATGGGTCTGAAACACGTTGTAATCACAGCTGTTGCCCGTGATGACCTTAAAGATGGCGGTGCTCATGTGTTTGCAGAAACCGTTCGAGCTGTCCGAGCTCGTAACCCGTTCTGTTCCATTGAAGTTCTTCCATCTGACATGTTAGGTGATTTTGATGCACTGAAAACACTGATGGATGCTAAACCAGATATCATGAACCACAATATTGAAACGGTGCGACGTCTTTCTCCAAGAGTTCGTGCACGTGCAACGTACGATCGTACGATGGAGTTCTTGCGTCGTGCAAAAGAAATGAATGCTAACATTCCTACAAAATCGAGTCTGATGATTGGATTAGGCGAGACATGGGAAGAAATTGTAGAAACGATGGATGATCTACGTGCAAATAACGTGGATATCATGACGATTGGACAATATCTACAACCTACTAAGAAGCATTTAAAAGTACAAAAATACTATACACCTGATGAGTTTAAAGAATTGCGTGATATCGCGTTCTCTAAAGGATTCAAGCATTGTGAGTCAGGACCGCTCGTACGTTCTTCTTACCATGCGGATGAGCAAGTAAACGCAGCTGCACAAAACAGCTAA
- a CDS encoding D-glycerate dehydrogenase yields the protein MQKPYVFITRKLPKETVKPLEQIAQINMWPYEEKAVPREVLLTEIKKADGLLTMLSDKIDSELLDEASSVKVIANLAVGYDNIDVAAAKQKGITVCNTPDVLTDSTADLAFALILATARRIVESANYVKEGKWNSWGPLLLAGADVHHKTIGIVGMGRIGEAVARRAKGFDMKILYHNRNRKPHAENSLDAEYKEFHELLKQSDFVVSLAPLTPETKGMFNREAFQSMKDSAIFINAGRGATVDEAALIEALHNKEIAGAGLDVYQQEPIDVDHPLLSMKQVVALPHIGSASVETRLQMAELACRNITNILNGKGAETPVT from the coding sequence ATGCAAAAACCTTATGTTTTTATCACACGAAAATTACCGAAAGAAACGGTTAAGCCATTGGAGCAGATCGCACAGATCAACATGTGGCCATATGAAGAAAAGGCAGTTCCACGCGAAGTACTTTTAACCGAAATCAAAAAAGCGGATGGGCTGCTCACGATGCTATCAGACAAAATCGATAGCGAATTACTTGATGAAGCATCTTCAGTAAAAGTAATTGCCAATCTAGCAGTTGGCTACGATAACATTGATGTCGCAGCTGCCAAACAAAAGGGGATAACGGTTTGTAACACGCCAGATGTATTAACAGATTCTACGGCGGATTTAGCATTTGCTTTAATTCTTGCAACAGCTCGCAGAATTGTTGAATCAGCGAATTATGTGAAAGAAGGAAAGTGGAACAGCTGGGGACCTTTATTACTCGCTGGAGCAGATGTGCATCATAAAACAATCGGAATCGTTGGAATGGGGAGGATCGGTGAAGCTGTAGCGAGACGAGCAAAAGGCTTTGATATGAAAATTTTATATCATAATCGAAATCGTAAGCCTCATGCTGAAAATTCGCTTGACGCTGAATACAAAGAATTTCATGAGCTTTTAAAGCAATCAGATTTTGTCGTCTCTCTTGCACCATTAACACCTGAGACAAAAGGAATGTTTAACCGAGAAGCGTTTCAGAGTATGAAGGATAGCGCGATCTTCATTAATGCAGGCAGAGGTGCGACAGTTGACGAAGCTGCCCTTATTGAGGCATTACATAACAAAGAAATCGCCGGTGCAGGGCTTGATGTATATCAGCAAGAGCCGATTGATGTCGATCACCCTCTTCTGTCGATGAAACAAGTGGTTGCCCTTCCTCACATCGGAAGTGCAAGTGTTGAAACAAGGTTGCAGATGGCTGAACTTGCATGCAGAAATATAACCAATATATTGAATGGAAAAGGCGCAGAAACGCCTGTTACATAA
- the yutH gene encoding spore coat putative kinase YutH: MFERDIFHHYQLVCEDRRSESGYRTFYCKGNQYIVIPQQQMSYEKLQEMIYISDYLQQRGEENIPVLQPTITNMPSAYVDGESVIIFKVEPKKGEHRSSEMGSELAEFHKRGKGLEQYYPVEQIAYGQWPLLWINRVDEMHSRYAEISARKQKNDFDELFLTTFPYYEGMAENAIQYITDYQLERGPKGIGSAAICYDRFSERSWIRTSNSFVKLPVGWVIDSPMRDLAECIREKIYQPEFRSHEVLQLIDDYEKVKPLSKGAWRLLYGRLLFPSQYFDTVDEHYNNERDIGKELYVRRFTDLISYEKQNEYFLKSFYRSIGLPVQELNIPMVDWLVPMI; encoded by the coding sequence TTGTTTGAAAGAGATATATTTCATCATTATCAACTAGTTTGTGAAGACAGAAGATCTGAATCTGGTTATCGGACCTTCTATTGCAAAGGAAACCAATACATTGTGATACCACAGCAGCAGATGTCCTATGAAAAACTGCAAGAAATGATTTATATTAGTGATTATCTGCAGCAACGAGGAGAAGAGAACATTCCTGTTCTACAGCCAACTATCACCAATATGCCTAGTGCTTATGTGGATGGAGAGTCTGTGATCATCTTTAAAGTAGAACCGAAAAAAGGAGAGCATCGTAGTAGTGAAATGGGCTCTGAACTTGCAGAGTTTCATAAGCGGGGAAAAGGATTAGAACAATATTATCCTGTAGAACAAATTGCATACGGACAATGGCCGTTATTATGGATCAATCGAGTGGATGAAATGCATAGCCGTTATGCAGAAATTTCGGCGAGAAAACAGAAGAACGATTTTGATGAATTGTTTTTGACGACATTTCCTTATTATGAGGGAATGGCTGAAAATGCAATTCAATATATTACAGATTACCAACTAGAGAGAGGACCTAAAGGAATAGGTTCTGCTGCCATCTGTTACGATCGATTCAGCGAGCGGTCTTGGATACGTACGTCTAACAGCTTTGTAAAGCTGCCTGTTGGCTGGGTGATCGATAGTCCGATGAGAGATCTTGCAGAATGTATCAGAGAAAAGATCTATCAGCCAGAATTCAGAAGTCATGAAGTGCTTCAGTTGATCGACGATTATGAAAAAGTGAAGCCATTATCCAAGGGAGCATGGAGACTTCTTTACGGCAGGCTCCTTTTTCCTTCACAGTATTTTGATACAGTGGATGAACATTATAATAATGAGAGAGATATCGGAAAAGAACTATATGTGCGCCGCTTTACTGACTTAATCTCGTATGAAAAGCAAAATGAATATTTCTTAAAAAGCTTTTACAGATCGATCGGTCTTCCTGTCCAAGAGTTAAATATTCCAATGGTCGATTGGCTTGTACCCATGATCTAA
- a CDS encoding M23 family metallopeptidase yields the protein MRKFSVLFLTLTALLIAFLPESRSTAAERFTKEDVERLSLYKKMESVTLIPWHYFAGVDQYERSVRKARRDLPARKGLVGIYFSPLQWSGPINPTMDDTNPERISMFGGIGKDGNNDGIADRNNDEDILYTFSEIIKKHGHDIENFRIGLWSYYQRDKAVDIIMENAKIYETYGTVSLDKHSFIVPLRSNYSYRSTWGDRRGFGGLRIHEGTDIFADYGVPVKAVSYGIVEIKGWNRFGGWRIGVRDINNVYHYYAHLGSFNKAIEKGTIVEPGTVLGYVGSSGYGPPGTSGKFPPHLHFGMYRDNGYTEWAFDPYPYLKAWERQERISNRRR from the coding sequence ATGAGGAAATTTTCAGTCCTGTTCCTCACTCTGACAGCCCTTCTAATAGCCTTTCTTCCGGAAAGCAGGAGCACGGCAGCAGAGCGATTTACGAAAGAAGATGTGGAAAGGCTTAGCCTCTATAAAAAAATGGAGTCCGTCACTTTGATTCCATGGCATTACTTTGCAGGTGTAGATCAATACGAAAGAAGCGTAAGAAAAGCGAGAAGAGATCTGCCTGCCAGAAAAGGATTAGTCGGCATTTATTTTTCTCCCTTACAATGGTCTGGACCCATAAATCCAACAATGGACGATACGAACCCTGAACGTATTTCCATGTTTGGAGGCATCGGAAAAGACGGTAACAATGACGGAATTGCTGACCGAAACAACGATGAAGACATCTTATATACATTCAGTGAGATTATAAAAAAGCATGGGCATGATATAGAGAATTTCAGAATAGGCCTTTGGAGCTATTACCAGCGTGATAAAGCTGTGGATATCATCATGGAAAACGCTAAGATCTATGAGACCTATGGAACAGTCTCTCTAGACAAACACAGCTTTATTGTTCCATTAAGATCGAACTATAGCTACCGAAGCACTTGGGGTGATCGACGCGGCTTTGGTGGTTTACGTATTCATGAGGGTACAGATATTTTTGCGGATTACGGAGTTCCGGTAAAAGCAGTTTCATACGGAATTGTTGAAATTAAAGGATGGAACCGTTTTGGCGGATGGAGAATCGGTGTTCGTGATATCAATAACGTGTATCATTATTACGCACATTTAGGCAGCTTTAATAAAGCAATTGAAAAAGGGACGATCGTCGAACCTGGGACGGTGCTTGGATACGTGGGCAGCTCAGGCTACGGTCCTCCAGGAACATCTGGAAAATTCCCGCCTCATCTACACTTTGGCATGTACCGTGATAACGGATATACGGAATGGGCATTCGATCCATACCCTTATTTAAAAGCTTGGGAACGTCAGGAGCGAATTAGCAACAGGCGAAGATAA
- a CDS encoding DUF3055 domain-containing protein, with protein sequence MNEETFFLYDDKETTETRFVSFMGRNTRFDLAITKTTRHYGKSLVLNMLGSTYAIIGQDDLEEEGYLEHAFNLTEEDAMELRDFLAEVV encoded by the coding sequence ATGAACGAGGAAACATTTTTCTTATATGATGATAAAGAAACAACAGAAACGCGCTTTGTAAGCTTTATGGGACGAAACACTCGATTCGATCTTGCCATCACGAAAACAACGAGACATTATGGAAAGTCATTAGTACTGAACATGTTAGGCAGTACATATGCCATCATCGGTCAAGATGACCTAGAAGAAGAAGGCTATTTGGAACACGCGTTTAATCTAACTGAAGAGGACGCAATGGAGCTTCGTGATTTTTTAGCAGAAGTTGTTTAA